One genomic region from Listeria monocytogenes encodes:
- a CDS encoding GNAT family N-acetyltransferase, whose translation MVSIRKVTKDNFHETAKLEVHPHQKTFVAENWYSIIEASFEETYHSLVIYADNMPVGYAMYGMDTDDGEFWLVRFMTGKEHQGKGYGGDALEQIIETVKNLPEQPARLRLSYEPDNIVAEKFYAKYGFEKTGEIIDGEAVADLWFKR comes from the coding sequence ATGGTCTCAATTCGAAAAGTAACAAAAGACAATTTTCACGAAACAGCGAAGTTAGAAGTACACCCGCACCAAAAAACATTTGTCGCAGAAAACTGGTATTCCATTATCGAAGCAAGTTTTGAAGAAACGTATCATTCGCTTGTAATATACGCGGATAATATGCCGGTTGGCTACGCAATGTACGGTATGGATACAGATGATGGAGAATTTTGGCTAGTACGGTTTATGACAGGGAAAGAGCATCAAGGTAAAGGTTACGGCGGGGATGCGTTAGAGCAAATTATTGAGACGGTGAAAAATTTACCAGAACAGCCAGCACGACTACGTTTATCTTATGAACCTGATAATATTGTAGCGGAAAAATTTTATGCAAAATATGGTTTTGAGAAAACAGGTGAAATTATCGACGGTGAGGCAGTGGCGGACTTGTGGTTTAAACGCTAA
- a CDS encoding MucBP domain-containing protein — protein sequence MYKLVKIILALFLITTVFLPFSNVKAAPTDVVNIPDPVLNSGLKNIIGNPFLDEITEANMATITVADLSNMSGAPGYPVTGLIKDLTGLDKAVNMTKLYFSNQSQIKNLDKIKNLPNLKKIVAVTTGLNNISALGEMPALEEVELGGDYITDFTPLLEKENLTSFSYNSYAWSNPAYHQINNDEFKNFTKLKSLVKLDLTWNNITDLSPLTENDHITNLNLNYNQFTNVAPIATMKNLKVLYLNNNNLTSIDALNTLRGLTIAYADNNNITDLSNLKNFFEAMVAQGDYGGLQINNQTITLPTINIKKGATANSTNPTLDINGQKMPVSNISNDGTVSADNKTVSFANLPIGNKTVTYKAKFTATSSKGVPLSYSINVSQPINVSEQTDSTVSVFYQDENGNELAPTETLSGKSGEDYQTTEKTIANYQLKEIEGQASGQFTDTDSTVTYVYEKADGAPVTVKYVDADGNDLATSDTLNGKIDAPYQTSAKSISDWAVKTTPNNATGVFTNSKQTVTYVYEKADGAPVTVKYVDADGNELATSDTLNGKIDAPYQTSAKSLSGWTVKTTPNNATGVFTNSKQTVTYVYEKADGAPVTVKYVDADGNELATPDTLNGKLDTSYAVTAKNLSGWKLTATPSNANGVFTTDAQTVTFVYAKQEDDPKKDDKTPNNTKPDTNKTPIKINENKPTASKVTTIKRQTKLPKTGDTQQDSILFGLMGTCFVLLGIYSISKKNS from the coding sequence ATGTATAAACTTGTCAAAATAATTTTAGCTTTATTCTTAATAACTACAGTATTCTTACCATTTAGTAATGTAAAGGCAGCACCAACAGATGTAGTAAATATACCTGATCCGGTGTTAAATTCAGGACTAAAAAACATCATAGGAAATCCTTTCTTAGATGAGATAACCGAGGCAAATATGGCGACTATTACTGTCGCAGATCTTTCCAATATGTCAGGAGCACCGGGGTATCCAGTTACCGGCCTAATTAAAGATTTAACAGGACTAGATAAAGCCGTTAATATGACCAAATTATATTTTTCCAATCAATCACAAATTAAAAATCTAGATAAAATTAAAAATTTACCCAATTTGAAAAAAATCGTAGCAGTAACAACGGGATTGAATAATATTTCAGCTCTTGGAGAAATGCCGGCGTTAGAAGAAGTAGAACTCGGCGGTGATTATATTACCGATTTTACACCATTACTTGAAAAGGAAAATTTAACATCATTCTCTTACAACTCTTACGCATGGTCCAATCCTGCATACCATCAAATTAATAATGATGAATTTAAAAATTTTACAAAACTTAAATCGTTAGTAAAACTAGATTTAACTTGGAATAATATTACCGATTTATCACCTTTAACAGAAAATGATCATATTACTAACTTAAATTTAAATTATAACCAGTTTACTAATGTCGCCCCTATTGCTACCATGAAAAATTTAAAAGTACTTTATTTGAACAACAATAATTTAACTTCCATCGATGCATTGAACACACTAAGAGGCTTAACAATTGCTTATGCAGATAACAATAATATTACCGACTTGAGTAACTTGAAAAACTTCTTTGAAGCAATGGTTGCCCAAGGAGATTATGGAGGACTGCAAATTAATAACCAAACTATCACACTTCCGACAATAAATATAAAAAAAGGAGCAACAGCAAATTCAACTAACCCCACTTTAGATATTAATGGTCAAAAAATGCCTGTTTCCAATATTTCTAATGATGGAACAGTCTCTGCTGATAACAAAACCGTTTCTTTTGCAAATCTACCTATAGGAAATAAGACTGTCACTTACAAAGCCAAATTTACAGCAACTTCTTCTAAAGGTGTCCCTCTCAGCTATTCTATCAATGTGTCACAACCAATAAATGTTTCTGAACAAACAGATTCAACAGTGAGTGTATTTTACCAAGATGAAAACGGCAATGAATTAGCTCCCACCGAAACACTCTCAGGAAAATCTGGGGAGGATTATCAAACTACCGAAAAAACAATAGCCAACTATCAGTTAAAAGAAATTGAAGGACAAGCTTCTGGTCAATTCACCGACACCGATTCAACTGTTACCTATGTTTATGAAAAAGCAGATGGCGCTCCCGTTACTGTGAAATACGTCGACGCGGACGGCAACGATTTAGCTACTTCCGACACACTGAACGGCAAAATTGATGCACCTTATCAAACTTCCGCCAAAAGCATCTCTGATTGGGCAGTTAAAACTACTCCTAATAACGCAACTGGCGTATTTACCAATAGTAAACAAACCGTTACGTACGTTTACGAAAAAGCAGATGGCGCGCCTGTTACTGTGAAATACGTCGACGCGGACGGCAACGAATTAGCTACTTCCGACACGCTTAACGGCAAAATTGATGCACCTTATCAAACTTCCGCCAAAAGTCTTTCCGGTTGGACAGTTAAAACTACTCCTAATAACGCAACTGGCGTATTTACCAATAGTAAACAAACCGTTACGTACGTTTACGAAAAAGCAGATGGCGCGCCTGTTACTGTGAAATACGTCGACGCGGACGGCAACGAATTAGCTACTCCAGATACATTGAACGGTAAGCTAGATACATCTTACGCGGTAACAGCTAAAAACTTGAGTGGTTGGAAGTTAACAGCTACACCATCCAACGCTAATGGCGTATTTACAACTGATGCTCAAACAGTCACCTTTGTATACGCTAAACAAGAAGACGATCCTAAAAAAGATGATAAAACACCAAATAATACAAAACCAGATACAAACAAAACACCTATTAAAATCAATGAAAACAAACCAACAGCAAGCAAAGTAACTACAATCAAAAGACAAACAAAATTACCGAAAACCGGCGATACTCAACAAGATAGTATATTGTTCGGATTAATGGGTACATGTTTCGTTCTCTTAGGAATTTACTCTATCTCTAAGAAAAACAGCTAA
- a CDS encoding NAD(P)/FAD-dependent oxidoreductase, protein MSKPKIVILGAGYGGLKTLRKLQQRNLEAEIVLVNKNDYHHETTWLHEAAAGTIEPEKLMYPLDKVVNDTKTTFIQDTVVKINKDEKTVTLDANGDISYDYLLIALGSEAETFGISGLKEYAFTITSVESVKKIRAHIEAQFAKWKTDPRDELLTIIVGGAGFTGIEFLGELTNRIPELVKQYDVPREKVRIYCMEAAPKVLPQFDAKLVDYGVGVLEDRGVEFHVGKPVKEATADGVKYAESENEVREIKAATIIWAAGVRGNSVIEASGFEAGRGRVKVNNNLTVPGNEEILIVGDCSLIINPANDRPFPPTAQIAMQQADVAAVNLAKLVKGETDLQDFVYHEKGTVCSLGDNDAIGVVFGKNLKGYPASVMKKVIDDRALLLIGGSGVLASKGKFKFYK, encoded by the coding sequence ATGAGTAAACCAAAAATTGTCATTCTCGGAGCAGGATACGGGGGACTAAAAACTTTACGTAAGTTACAACAAAGAAACTTGGAAGCCGAAATCGTTCTAGTGAATAAGAATGACTATCACCACGAAACGACTTGGTTACATGAAGCAGCAGCTGGAACAATTGAACCAGAAAAATTAATGTATCCATTAGACAAAGTCGTTAACGATACGAAAACGACATTTATCCAAGATACAGTAGTAAAAATTAATAAAGATGAAAAAACAGTCACACTAGATGCAAATGGCGATATCAGCTATGACTATTTATTAATTGCTCTTGGGTCAGAAGCAGAAACATTTGGAATCAGTGGTTTGAAAGAATATGCCTTCACTATTACAAGTGTAGAATCCGTTAAAAAAATCCGTGCGCACATTGAAGCGCAATTTGCTAAATGGAAAACAGACCCACGCGATGAATTATTAACAATTATCGTTGGTGGCGCTGGTTTTACTGGAATTGAGTTTCTTGGGGAATTAACTAATCGTATTCCAGAATTAGTGAAACAATATGATGTACCACGCGAAAAAGTTCGCATTTACTGTATGGAAGCAGCTCCAAAAGTATTACCACAATTTGATGCGAAACTCGTTGATTATGGTGTTGGTGTACTGGAAGATCGCGGCGTAGAATTCCATGTCGGTAAACCAGTCAAAGAGGCTACAGCTGACGGCGTAAAATATGCCGAAAGTGAAAATGAAGTTCGTGAAATCAAAGCAGCAACGATTATTTGGGCTGCCGGTGTTCGTGGCAATAGCGTTATCGAAGCATCTGGTTTTGAAGCTGGCCGTGGTCGTGTGAAAGTAAACAACAATTTAACCGTTCCAGGTAACGAGGAAATTTTAATTGTTGGTGACTGCTCACTAATCATCAACCCAGCAAACGACCGTCCATTCCCGCCAACTGCCCAAATTGCAATGCAACAAGCAGATGTGGCTGCAGTGAACTTAGCTAAATTAGTTAAAGGCGAAACGGACCTACAAGACTTTGTTTATCATGAAAAAGGAACGGTATGCTCTCTAGGCGATAACGATGCAATTGGTGTCGTTTTCGGTAAAAACTTGAAAGGCTATCCAGCTTCCGTTATGAAGAAAGTTATTGATGACCGTGCCCTACTACTTATTGGTGGTTCAGGCGTCTTGGCAAGTAAAGGTAAATTCAAATTCTATAAATAA
- a CDS encoding hemolysin family protein: protein MDVFNDFFVIFLIAATAFFVASEFAIVAIRKPTVLQLVASEDPRAKYVKKVTSNMNDYLAACQLGNTLAALAMGWVGEATMRGWLEPLFLMLPVPESVEKPISIFVSFILITFLNVVLGELAPKTFTIQSTEKVALFIARPLVYWYRLTFPLNWLLNNSANLITRMFGVKQTVDADQMTPTELKIIFEDSYRQGLLNPQEFRYMKNIFKLGDVPAKEVMIPRMSMIAIDQTATVRDLLKLTSEHTYHIFPVTEDEDKDHIIGMLRVSAVMAGLGKDETIVTQSIQPFITPVLEVFEGMILEELLVKMQQESEPFVVLTDEYGGTSGIVTLEDVMEVIVGDMEEAKGPKGIRKVALNHYIIEGSEPLLEVEEALGVPIEGPGVHTLSGWMLLERFDLEAGDEIEHEGYRFIVRSMNKNSIRQVEVKLGKEKPVKWEE from the coding sequence ATGGACGTTTTTAATGATTTCTTTGTGATATTTTTAATTGCAGCGACTGCCTTTTTCGTGGCAAGTGAATTTGCCATTGTCGCAATCCGGAAACCTACTGTCCTGCAACTAGTAGCCTCAGAGGACCCGCGAGCGAAATATGTAAAAAAAGTTACTTCGAATATGAATGATTATTTGGCTGCCTGTCAGTTAGGTAATACACTCGCCGCGCTTGCTATGGGGTGGGTTGGTGAAGCGACAATGCGTGGTTGGTTGGAGCCATTATTCTTAATGTTGCCAGTGCCAGAATCAGTTGAAAAGCCGATTTCGATTTTTGTTTCGTTTATTTTAATTACGTTCTTAAATGTGGTACTTGGGGAACTTGCACCGAAAACATTTACAATTCAAAGTACAGAAAAAGTAGCGCTGTTTATCGCGCGTCCGCTTGTTTATTGGTACCGCCTGACTTTTCCACTCAATTGGCTATTAAATAACTCGGCGAATTTAATCACGCGGATGTTTGGCGTAAAGCAAACGGTTGATGCGGATCAAATGACACCGACCGAACTGAAGATTATTTTTGAAGATAGCTATAGACAAGGACTTTTGAATCCACAAGAGTTTCGCTATATGAAAAATATTTTCAAACTGGGCGACGTACCAGCGAAAGAAGTGATGATACCGCGAATGTCGATGATTGCGATTGATCAAACGGCGACCGTACGAGATTTATTGAAATTAACTTCTGAACATACATATCATATTTTTCCAGTAACCGAAGATGAAGATAAGGATCATATTATCGGAATGCTACGAGTCAGTGCGGTGATGGCTGGACTTGGAAAAGATGAAACGATTGTGACGCAATCTATTCAACCATTTATTACGCCTGTTTTAGAAGTGTTTGAAGGCATGATTTTGGAAGAGTTACTTGTGAAAATGCAGCAAGAAAGTGAACCATTTGTCGTTCTCACGGACGAATACGGCGGGACTTCGGGGATTGTGACGCTAGAAGATGTCATGGAAGTAATTGTTGGTGATATGGAAGAAGCAAAAGGTCCGAAAGGGATTCGAAAAGTAGCTTTGAATCATTATATTATTGAAGGGTCTGAGCCGCTCCTTGAAGTCGAGGAAGCGCTTGGTGTTCCGATTGAAGGGCCGGGTGTTCATACGTTATCGGGATGGATGTTGCTCGAACGTTTTGACTTAGAAGCTGGTGATGAGATTGAACATGAGGGATACCGCTTTATCGTTCGTTCAATGAATAAAAACTCGATTCGGCAAGTAGAAGTAAAATTAGGAAAAGAAAAACCAGTAAAATGGGAGGAATAG
- a CDS encoding YutD family protein: protein MTITIQDLNYEIITNYRDAFDEEKLNERFSDILGRYDYIVGDWGYDQLRLKGFFEDDNRKAAYDNKISTLKEYIYEYCNFGCAYFVIKKVK, encoded by the coding sequence GTGACGATTACGATTCAAGATTTAAACTACGAGATTATCACCAATTATCGCGATGCTTTTGACGAGGAGAAGTTAAATGAACGGTTTAGCGATATTCTTGGACGATATGATTATATAGTGGGCGACTGGGGTTACGATCAACTTCGGCTGAAAGGCTTTTTCGAAGACGATAACCGCAAAGCCGCATACGACAACAAAATTAGCACGTTAAAAGAATATATTTATGAATACTGCAATTTTGGTTGTGCGTATTTTGTTATTAAAAAAGTAAAATAG
- a CDS encoding NifU family protein produces MEEISYAEVDKALKKFRPFLVRDGGDYELIEVTQDGIVKIKLLGACETCPSSDMTLKMGIELTLAEKIIGFKEVVQVF; encoded by the coding sequence ATGGAAGAAATTAGCTACGCCGAAGTTGATAAAGCTTTAAAAAAGTTCCGTCCGTTTTTAGTTCGTGATGGCGGGGACTATGAACTTATTGAAGTCACACAAGACGGAATCGTAAAAATTAAACTACTTGGTGCATGCGAGACTTGCCCCAGTTCTGATATGACTTTAAAAATGGGTATCGAATTAACTTTAGCAGAAAAAATTATCGGTTTTAAAGAAGTTGTTCAGGTTTTTTAA
- a CDS encoding bifunctional metallophosphatase/5'-nucleotidase, with the protein MMKHLTLWHTNDVHSHLEHWPRIFNFLKEKRTAADKENQSALFFDIGDFLDRVHPLTEGTNGLANTDLLNQLPYDAVTFGNNEGTTLAHEDLDKLYEHAVFPVVCCNFYTNKECTEQPDWVKSIVYKEIEQVKIAIIGATAPFRDYYEEMGWGIEEPISSIKKQVAGLDEDTDVVILLSHLGLPSDERIALEIPEVDVILGGHTHHLLETGKIEGNALLAAAGRWGEYIGKVDIELDENNQILTKTAMTFKTEDLPAAPNEANEIQGFFDKGRAELSEKVVAIPGKLAHNWFDDSEIAHILNEAVCEWTGAETFVMNAGIFMTDFEAGIVTDFDIHQMLPHPLNAIALTMSGEELEILIDGIYRKKAELQDIPLRGFGFRGEYFGTVLMDRAGFDAENQVALFDNKPIDKTREYRIATHDTFVFAPFFPIVKQIKRKEVYTPELLRDILKWKLKKMYGQEEDK; encoded by the coding sequence TTGATGAAACATTTAACTTTATGGCATACAAATGATGTTCATAGTCACTTGGAACATTGGCCACGCATTTTTAATTTCTTAAAAGAGAAAAGAACGGCTGCAGATAAAGAAAATCAGTCGGCGCTCTTTTTTGATATTGGTGATTTTTTGGACCGGGTCCATCCGCTTACTGAAGGAACGAACGGGCTTGCGAATACGGACTTACTTAACCAACTGCCGTATGATGCGGTGACTTTTGGCAATAATGAAGGAACGACTTTGGCTCATGAAGATCTGGACAAATTATATGAACATGCGGTCTTCCCAGTAGTGTGCTGTAATTTTTACACGAATAAAGAGTGCACGGAGCAGCCGGACTGGGTGAAATCAATTGTTTATAAAGAAATAGAGCAAGTGAAAATAGCTATTATTGGTGCGACGGCGCCGTTTCGGGATTACTACGAAGAAATGGGCTGGGGAATAGAAGAACCAATTAGCTCGATTAAAAAGCAAGTTGCTGGCTTAGATGAAGATACGGATGTAGTTATTTTGCTCAGCCATCTAGGTTTACCAAGCGATGAACGCATTGCACTCGAAATTCCTGAAGTAGATGTAATTTTGGGCGGACACACGCACCATTTACTTGAAACGGGGAAAATAGAAGGGAATGCATTACTTGCTGCAGCAGGTAGATGGGGTGAATATATCGGGAAAGTGGATATAGAGTTAGATGAAAATAATCAGATACTGACTAAAACCGCCATGACTTTTAAAACAGAGGATTTACCGGCTGCTCCAAATGAAGCGAATGAAATTCAAGGTTTCTTCGATAAAGGGCGCGCAGAACTCTCTGAAAAAGTAGTTGCGATTCCTGGAAAGTTAGCGCATAATTGGTTTGATGACTCGGAAATTGCGCACATTTTGAATGAAGCGGTTTGTGAATGGACTGGGGCAGAAACGTTTGTGATGAACGCTGGAATTTTTATGACAGACTTTGAAGCGGGAATCGTGACGGATTTTGATATCCACCAAATGTTACCGCATCCGCTCAACGCGATTGCTTTAACGATGTCTGGTGAGGAGCTTGAAATACTTATTGACGGAATCTACCGAAAGAAAGCAGAACTGCAAGATATTCCGCTTCGAGGTTTTGGTTTCCGTGGCGAGTATTTTGGGACTGTTTTGATGGATCGAGCTGGTTTTGATGCGGAAAATCAAGTGGCACTTTTTGATAATAAACCAATTGATAAAACGCGGGAATACCGGATTGCGACGCATGATACGTTTGTGTTCGCGCCATTTTTCCCGATTGTAAAACAAATTAAACGAAAAGAAGTATATACACCGGAACTACTCCGAGATATTTTAAAATGGAAACTCAAAAAAATGTACGGACAGGAGGAAGACAAGTGA
- a CDS encoding NAD(P)/FAD-dependent oxidoreductase — protein MDEKTKIYDITIIGGGPVGLFAAFYAGMRNASVKIIESLPQLGGQLSTLYPEKYIYDIPGYPSVRAQELVNNLIQQMKPFDPTVALEEAVQSVEKQVDGTFEIITKKDTHYSKAIIITAGNGAFEPRRLDLPEAEQYEGTNIHYFINDLSRFSGRRVAVCGGGDSAVDWALMLEKVASSVAIVHRRNAFRAHEHSVNNLEKSSIAIKTPFIPTEVLGNGDKLTHITLQEVKGDTTETLEIDDFIINYGFVSSLGPIKNWGLELERNSIVVNSKMETSIPGIYCAGDICTYDGKVKLIATGFGEAPTAVNNAMNFIDPKTRVQPMHSTSLFE, from the coding sequence TTGGATGAAAAAACAAAAATTTATGATATCACGATCATTGGTGGTGGACCGGTTGGGCTATTTGCTGCATTTTATGCCGGCATGCGCAATGCGAGTGTGAAAATAATAGAAAGTTTACCGCAATTAGGTGGACAACTTTCCACGCTTTATCCTGAGAAATATATTTATGATATTCCAGGCTATCCTTCTGTTCGCGCACAGGAACTTGTTAATAATTTGATTCAGCAAATGAAACCATTTGATCCGACCGTTGCACTGGAGGAAGCTGTTCAAAGCGTGGAAAAACAAGTCGACGGCACATTTGAAATCATCACGAAGAAAGATACACATTACAGTAAGGCAATCATTATTACTGCTGGAAATGGCGCATTCGAACCAAGACGTCTTGACCTTCCAGAAGCAGAACAATACGAAGGAACAAACATTCATTACTTCATTAACGATCTGAGTCGTTTTTCAGGTCGCCGTGTTGCAGTTTGTGGTGGCGGGGATTCTGCGGTTGACTGGGCACTCATGCTTGAAAAAGTCGCAAGTTCAGTCGCAATTGTTCATCGCCGTAATGCGTTCCGTGCGCACGAGCATAGCGTGAATAATTTGGAAAAATCATCTATCGCGATTAAAACACCATTTATCCCAACCGAAGTGCTCGGTAACGGCGATAAATTAACCCATATTACTTTGCAAGAAGTCAAAGGTGATACTACCGAAACGCTAGAGATTGACGATTTCATCATTAATTATGGCTTCGTTTCCTCGCTTGGTCCGATTAAAAATTGGGGTTTAGAGCTAGAACGCAATTCGATTGTCGTCAATTCAAAAATGGAAACGAGTATCCCAGGAATTTATTGTGCAGGTGATATTTGCACATATGACGGTAAAGTAAAACTAATTGCAACAGGATTCGGTGAAGCACCAACTGCCGTCAATAATGCAATGAATTTCATTGATCCAAAAACACGCGTGCAACCAATGCACTCCACATCTTTATTCGAATAA
- a CDS encoding SDR family oxidoreductase, which yields MNVLVIGANGKIGRLLVEKLAMEKGFFVRAMVRKAEQVSELEKLGAKPIIADLKKDFHYAYDEIEAVIFTAGSGGHTPASETVNIDQNGAIKAIETAKEKGVRRFIIVSSYGADNPENGPESLAHYLKAKQAADEELKRSGLDYTIVRPVGLSDDPATGKIAEVSGKPKTNIPRADVADFISEALSEKSSFYKTYTIESGDTPIKQFFN from the coding sequence ATGAATGTACTCGTAATTGGCGCAAATGGCAAAATCGGCCGTCTTTTAGTCGAAAAACTTGCAATGGAAAAAGGCTTCTTCGTCCGAGCAATGGTTAGAAAAGCCGAGCAAGTGAGCGAACTTGAAAAACTTGGTGCAAAGCCGATTATCGCTGATTTAAAAAAAGATTTCCACTATGCCTATGATGAAATTGAAGCGGTTATTTTCACAGCAGGCTCTGGGGGTCACACGCCTGCTTCCGAAACTGTTAACATTGATCAAAACGGAGCCATCAAAGCAATCGAAACTGCCAAAGAAAAAGGTGTACGACGATTTATCATTGTTAGCTCTTACGGCGCCGACAATCCAGAAAATGGTCCCGAATCTCTCGCCCATTATTTAAAAGCCAAACAAGCAGCCGATGAAGAACTAAAAAGAAGTGGTCTCGACTACACCATTGTCCGCCCAGTTGGCCTCTCAGATGATCCAGCCACTGGCAAAATCGCTGAAGTTTCCGGAAAACCTAAAACGAATATTCCTCGAGCAGATGTTGCAGATTTTATTAGTGAAGCTTTATCCGAAAAATCAAGTTTCTATAAAACCTACACCATCGAAAGTGGCGACACACCAATCAAGCAATTTTTTAACTAA
- a CDS encoding YuzD family protein, with protein sequence MVNEAKLYVYGSTTICASCVGAPSSKETEEWLRAAIGRKFSGQPFVVEYVDIFNPPNETALADMANKIVEEDYMYPVIVVDGEIIAEGNPRLKDIYQVMTDRGYLATM encoded by the coding sequence ATGGTAAATGAAGCGAAATTATATGTTTATGGTTCAACGACTATTTGTGCGAGTTGTGTCGGAGCGCCATCCTCGAAGGAAACAGAGGAATGGCTTCGAGCTGCAATTGGTCGGAAGTTTTCAGGGCAGCCGTTTGTGGTGGAGTATGTGGATATTTTTAATCCGCCAAATGAAACGGCTTTAGCGGATATGGCGAATAAAATTGTCGAAGAAGATTATATGTACCCAGTCATTGTGGTTGACGGTGAAATTATCGCGGAAGGCAATCCTCGGTTGAAAGATATTTATCAAGTAATGACCGACCGTGGTTACTTGGCAACAATGTAA
- a CDS encoding YuzB family protein, translated as MNPIVEFCVNNLASGADAAFAKLDADDNLDVIEYDCLTYCDLCATSLFALVDGEVVRGETAEELVANIYTFLEENPF; from the coding sequence ATGAATCCGATTGTGGAATTTTGCGTGAATAATTTAGCGAGTGGGGCAGATGCTGCATTTGCGAAACTAGATGCGGATGATAATTTAGACGTGATTGAATATGATTGTCTGACATATTGTGATTTATGTGCGACAAGTTTGTTTGCTTTAGTGGACGGGGAAGTGGTTCGCGGAGAAACAGCAGAGGAATTAGTTGCGAATATATATACATTTTTGGAAGAAAATCCGTTTTAA
- a CDS encoding TIGR01457 family HAD-type hydrolase produces the protein MKNYKAYLIDLDGTMYRGAEVIPEAIIFIENLKRAGLPYLFVTNNSTKTPGQVAEHLTDMGIQAVSDDVFTTSQATVQFMMEQKREKSVYVIGERGIKQELTDNGFEITSSNPAFVVVGLDREVDYEKFSKAALAVRGGAMFISTNGDAAIPTERGLLPGNGSITSVVSVATETAPIFIGKPESIIMEQALAKLGVHKDEAIMVGDNYETDIMAGINYGMDTLIVHTGFTSKEALLTKEIQPTYAVTKLTDWKFN, from the coding sequence TTGAAGAATTATAAAGCGTATTTAATTGATTTAGATGGCACGATGTATCGCGGAGCAGAAGTTATTCCTGAGGCGATCATTTTTATCGAAAACTTAAAACGTGCGGGGCTTCCGTATTTATTTGTAACAAACAATTCAACAAAAACACCTGGGCAAGTAGCAGAACATTTAACTGACATGGGGATTCAAGCCGTAAGTGACGATGTTTTCACGACGTCACAAGCAACCGTGCAATTTATGATGGAACAAAAACGCGAAAAATCGGTTTATGTTATCGGTGAACGTGGAATAAAACAAGAACTAACAGATAATGGATTTGAAATAACTTCTAGTAATCCAGCTTTTGTTGTCGTTGGGCTTGACCGGGAAGTCGATTATGAGAAATTTTCAAAGGCAGCTCTTGCAGTTCGCGGTGGAGCGATGTTTATTTCGACGAATGGCGATGCGGCAATTCCGACAGAGCGCGGTTTGCTTCCGGGAAATGGTTCGATCACATCAGTCGTTTCCGTAGCCACAGAAACAGCACCAATATTTATTGGAAAGCCTGAATCCATTATTATGGAGCAAGCACTTGCAAAACTCGGTGTCCATAAAGATGAAGCAATCATGGTGGGAGACAACTACGAAACCGATATTATGGCGGGAATCAATTACGGCATGGATACGTTAATCGTACACACTGGCTTTACATCAAAAGAAGCATTATTAACGAAAGAAATCCAGCCTACATACGCTGTAACAAAACTAACTGATTGGAAATTTAACTAG
- a CDS encoding phosphatidylglycerophosphatase A has product MVEKQSALESKARSWLIERGVEIDDIAELVLFLQQKYHPGLELDICRQNVEHVLRKREVQNAVLTGIQLDVMAEKGELVQPLQNIISADEGLYGVDEILALSIVNVYGSIGFTNYGYIDKVKPGILAKLNEHDGIAVHTFLDDIVGAIAAAAASRLAHSYHDDIVN; this is encoded by the coding sequence ATGGTAGAAAAACAAAGTGCCTTAGAATCAAAAGCACGCAGTTGGCTCATCGAACGAGGCGTAGAAATTGACGATATCGCAGAACTTGTCTTATTTTTACAACAAAAATATCATCCCGGATTGGAATTAGATATTTGCCGTCAAAACGTTGAGCATGTTCTTCGTAAGCGAGAAGTCCAAAACGCTGTTTTAACAGGCATACAGCTTGATGTGATGGCTGAAAAAGGGGAACTCGTCCAACCACTACAAAATATCATTAGCGCTGATGAGGGGCTTTACGGCGTCGATGAGATACTCGCGCTCTCCATCGTCAATGTGTACGGATCTATTGGATTTACCAATTACGGTTATATCGATAAAGTAAAACCAGGCATTCTTGCAAAACTAAATGAACACGATGGTATCGCCGTTCACACATTCCTTGATGACATTGTCGGCGCCATCGCTGCGGCCGCTGCCAGTCGTCTTGCGCATAGTTATCACGACGACATCGTTAATTAA